The DNA segment ATTGAACGCGAGAGAAGTTTCATTAATTGTATTACCTATCTTAATGAATGCATTTGACGAATCAGTGTAGTCTAGAATCATTGTCACTTTTTCCTCGGTAGTTTCGAGGCTTGCAAACCAAGTCGGAATCTCAAGTATCACTTTACGTGCACTTTTTAATGGTAAGATTTTTTTCCAGTCTGGGAATTCAATACTTGCTTCAATGAGTTCTCCTGTTTTCGCTTTATCACTTAGGAATGTTTTATTTGCTCTGCTCATTTCAAACGGATTTTTAGTTGCAAAGAGTACGTGAGAGTTTGTTGCTACTACATGTCCAGAATGATCAAAGTGAATAGATCTTAATCTGTCATGTTTAGGACTTTCTGTATTTGTACTAGCAAAGTTTGTTACAAAGTTTAGTGTGTGTTCCATTAGTTCTCCTGGGATATTTGTTATCAGTTATTTGATGTAATGAAAATATTTTTTCAGAAAGGAGCTGTAAAGTATGAAAAATACATTAATTGTGATTTTCACAAGACGTTGTAAGTTGCTAATTTCTGGAACAGGGGGAGTGTATACTGAAAACTAACGTTAGAAGTTAGGTGTGGTTTTTTCAAAGCAGGTAAAGGTGAGGGGGTCAATGATTAAGAGAGCCAATTAAGCTCTCTTAAAATCATCTGGAGACCAATTACTTAATTATATTTACCTTAGTAATGTCTAGCTTTTCATCATAATCTAGTTTTAGTTTCCAGTTAAAGCTATTTCTTTTTGAACTTGATGGGTAGATAACTATAGAATATTCTCTTTTATTTTTTTTCGAAAAGACGATATCTTTATCAATTGTTAATGTGACTCTGGCCATTGTATCGTTCACGTATTCAACTTCTTGAGATGGAGTATAGCTCCAAGGAGTGTTGATACCTTCCTTGAAAATGTTTAAGGCGAGGTTTCTTGATACTGGACGAATATTAAACTTACCATCTAAGCAGTTCCCATAGAACGTCGTGAAGCTAATTTCAAGATCTTGTGTTGTTTCAATTTTTTTCGTGTTTACGATATAGTTTATAGTTTTAAATTTTTCTATTTTACAAGAAGCTGCTACTTGCGGCTCAAGTGAGAAGTTAGTGTTAGCAAGTATAGTCGATGAGAATGCGAAAAGAAGAAATGAAACTATTTTCATGTTTTATTACCTTTGTTTGTTAAAAAATATTGTAATAAGTACTAACTTTCGGGTTAAAAAATGTAAAGAAGGTATAGAAAAATGATCTAGTTAGCTTTTAGAAAAGAATAAAAATATCGTAATGGATAGCTTGTGATTACAAGTTTTACCTCGTTAGAAAGAGTGTAACTGATTGAAAAAAATACATTTTTAATATAGTTTTTCTTGCAATGTGATACTTATTTCTTTCTTTTAGATTTGGAGGCATTGTGAAAATCATAATAGTTAATTTGTTTCTTATATTAAACTATTCGATAGCGGCATTTGAGGGTACTGAGATTACTCTTTTGAAAGATGTTGAAATGAAGTCGTCTAGCTATTTAGGTGAAGAAGTATATTTTAATAAGAAGCACCTTGTTTCTGTAAAAAGGCCTGGAGTTCTTAGTTTAGATGAAAATGGGTCATCGATGTGTAATATTTCATTGAGAAGTAATTCATTACATAAGAAGGTTTTTCCTAAAGGAAGTCGGTTTACTATTACGAAATCTAAGGAGTCTTACCCGTCGTTAGGTGATTTCATGATGGCATCTTCTTCTTATCTCATTGAGACTGAGTCAAATGAATTTCCTGGTGATACTAGCTTAAGTATAGATTGTTTCTCGAATAGGGTTTTAGTTGTTAGAAGCTTTAACTATAAAAAGGTGAAGAAGACTCTTAGAGGGTTATTTCTCTTTGAGAAATAAGAAAGAATGATTATCCTAAACTGTCTTTTCTTTAAATGTATTCCAAAAGTTGTAAAAGCGAGAAGACATGTAACTAAAATAGTACTTAAACCTATGACCATGATTTAATAATGAACTTGCTAGAAGTAAATGAGAATAGTGTTGATGCGTTCGTTTTAAATGTCGAGGCAAGTGACTATAAAGGCTGTGATTATCGAATTAATAATATCTCAATCATTCAAAGATATTCGAAGACCACTGCGAAGAAAATAGGACAATTCGTAAGTTTATGGAAAAGAAATAATCAAGGAGAAACCTGTCCTCTAGATTTAGATGATAAATTTGATTATATTATCATTATTTGCGTAAGGGATAATCTTGTTGGCCACTTTCTATTTTCAAAAGAAGTCTTAGCGGACATGGGTTATATAAGTGATGGGGTTAGAGAGGGCAAGCGAGGCTTTAGAGTTTATCCAAGCTGGGATAGTCCTACATCTAAACAAGCAATACAAACCCAACAATGGCAAATGGAGTACTTTAAAAGTACTGCTACTCTAGACCTAAATGAGTAGTACGGGTCTTCTCGGTTAACAGTGGAACGCATATAATCAAGACCAAAACGATCAAGATAAGCACGAGTATTCAAATCTGATAAAATTCTTTTTACCACAAAACAATTTTACAGGAGAATACTCAATGCTTGAATCACAGATTAACAAATTTCTATCACTTCCAGAACTTAAATTTACTAACAAACGAAATTTATCAAATCATATTATTCAATTT comes from the Halobacteriovorax sp. HLS genome and includes:
- a CDS encoding MepB family protein, whose translation is MNLLEVNENSVDAFVLNVEASDYKGCDYRINNISIIQRYSKTTAKKIGQFVSLWKRNNQGETCPLDLDDKFDYIIIICVRDNLVGHFLFSKEVLADMGYISDGVREGKRGFRVYPSWDSPTSKQAIQTQQWQMEYFKSTATLDLNE